TCGGCATGCGGCCGGCGAGGTACGCCAGGCGACCGGCGACGATGGCGTGCTTCATGGCTTCAGCCATCATGATCGGCTGCTGGGCGTGGGCGATCGCCGAGTTCATCAGCACGGCGTCGCAGCCCAGCTCCATGGAGATGGTGGCGTCGGACGCGGTGCCGACACCGGCATCTACCAGCACCGGGATCTTGGCTTCTTCAAGGATGATCTGCAGGTTGTACGGGTTGCAGATCCCCAGGCCCGAACCGATCAGACCGGCCAGCGGCATGACCGCGATGCAGCCGATTTCCGCCAGTTGACGTGCGATGATCGGGTCATCGCTGGTGTAGACCATCACGTCGAAGCCTTCCTTGACCAGCACTTCGGCGGCCTTGAGGGTTTCGATCACGTTGGGGAACAGGGTTTTCTGATCGGCCAGGACTTCCAGCTTCACCAGGTTGTGGCCGTCGAGCAGCTCGCGGGCCAGGCGGCAAGTGCGCACGGCTTCGACAGCGTCGTAGCAACCGGCAGTGTTCGGCAGGAAGGTGTAGCGATCCGGCGACAGCACTTCGAGCAGGTTCGGCTCGCCCTCGATCTGACCGAGGTTGGTACGGCGCACGGCGAAGGTGACGATCTCGGCACCCGACGCTTCGATGGCCAGGCGAGTTTCTTCCATGTCACGGTATTTGCCGGTACCGACCAGCAAACGCGACTGGTAAGTACGACCGGCCAGAACGAAAGGCTTGTCGCTACGAACGATGCTCATGGGGAATCCTCTGTAGGGGTGAGGGTCTTGCAGAATTTTCGGCCCGTAAAGGCCTGGCGGCTAGCCGCCGCCGATGGCGTGCACCACTTCGACGTTATCGCCGTCGTTCAATGTGGTGTCTGCATGCTGACTGCGCGGGACGATATCCAGATTGAGTTCGACCGCTACCCGGCGTCCGGTAAGTTCCAGACGGGTCAGCAGGG
This genomic interval from Pseudomonas putida contains the following:
- a CDS encoding thiazole synthase: MSIVRSDKPFVLAGRTYQSRLLVGTGKYRDMEETRLAIEASGAEIVTFAVRRTNLGQIEGEPNLLEVLSPDRYTFLPNTAGCYDAVEAVRTCRLARELLDGHNLVKLEVLADQKTLFPNVIETLKAAEVLVKEGFDVMVYTSDDPIIARQLAEIGCIAVMPLAGLIGSGLGICNPYNLQIILEEAKIPVLVDAGVGTASDATISMELGCDAVLMNSAIAHAQQPIMMAEAMKHAIVAGRLAYLAGRMPKKLYASASSPLDGLIK
- the thiS gene encoding sulfur carrier protein ThiS gives rise to the protein MRIQLNGESFELPDGETVAALLTRLELTGRRVAVELNLDIVPRSQHADTTLNDGDNVEVVHAIGGG